In Desulfolucanica intricata, the genomic window TGTTTGTGTATAAAAAAACTTGTATGGTAAATATAAAAATGGAGGTGAAATTATGAGTAAAACAGTAACTGCACTTATAATGAAATTTGTAATGACATTAATCGTTGCAGCTATTGCCTTTACTTTTATTGACGGAAACGCTTGGGGTTGGATATTTGCATTAGCTATTATAGGAACCATACTTAATTATGTTATTGGAGATCTTATGGTATTGCCTAAATACGGCAATATAGTAGCTTCAATTGGTGACGGTGTAATAGCGGCACTAACAGCTTATATTTTTGATTTACTTATTCTTGATTTCAGAACAAGTTTTACATCTTTAATTGTATTTGGTGTTTTAGTGGCGGTTGGGGAATACTTCTTTCACCAGTACTTGCGTCGATCTGAGAAGGTTGAACCTTAAATTGGTTTTAATAAAAAGGACATAGGCTTATGCCTATGTTCTTTTTTAGATTTGTTTTATAATTAATTTTTCTAAATTTAAGCGATTTCCATTACCTATATTTTTATCAGGATATCCCATACAAATTACAGCCATTAATTCCAGGTGTTCAGAAAGTTCAAGTATTTCTCTTACCTTCTCTTTTTGGTTAAGTATTTCCCCAAGCCAAACTGCACCAAGTCCAAGGGCGTGGGCTGCCAGCAACATATTTTGAATGCAGGCACCCACTCCTTGAAGATCCTTGTCTCGATTGTAT contains:
- a CDS encoding DUF2512 family protein, encoding MSKTVTALIMKFVMTLIVAAIAFTFIDGNAWGWIFALAIIGTILNYVIGDLMVLPKYGNIVASIGDGVIAALTAYIFDLLILDFRTSFTSLIVFGVLVAVGEYFFHQYLRRSEKVEP